A portion of the Polaribacter cellanae genome contains these proteins:
- a CDS encoding carboxymuconolactone decarboxylase family protein, whose product MSTFNVPKKNEVSENNQAIFNQLEKGLGFVPNLYATFAHSKTALANFLAIGNGKTSFSAKEKEVINLAVSQVNECVYCLSAHTAIGKMNGFTANQILELRAGTASFDSKLDALAKFAKNIALNRGATDPKILENLFEQGYTKGNIADAVILVGEITITNYFHRTTEVAVDFPVVAVSDILATV is encoded by the coding sequence ATGAGCACATTTAACGTTCCCAAAAAAAACGAAGTATCAGAAAACAACCAAGCAATTTTTAATCAGTTAGAAAAAGGATTAGGTTTTGTACCCAATTTATACGCAACTTTTGCACATAGTAAAACTGCTTTGGCAAACTTTTTAGCAATTGGAAATGGAAAAACAAGTTTTTCAGCAAAAGAAAAAGAAGTAATTAATTTGGCTGTAAGTCAAGTAAACGAATGTGTATATTGTTTATCTGCTCATACTGCAATTGGTAAAATGAACGGTTTTACAGCAAACCAAATTTTAGAATTAAGAGCAGGAACAGCATCTTTCGATTCAAAATTAGATGCTTTGGCAAAATTTGCAAAAAACATTGCTTTAAATAGGGGGGCAACAGACCCAAAAATTTTAGAAAATTTATTCGAGCAAGGTTATACAAAAGGAAACATTGCAGATGCAGTAATTTTAGTGGGAGAAATTACCATTACTAACTATTTCCATAGAACCACAGAAGTAGCTGTAGATTTTCCAGTAGTAGCAGTATCAGATATTTTAGCAACAGTTTAA
- a CDS encoding cupredoxin domain-containing protein produces MKKIIAILVFVVGFTFNTNAQDKITKNNAVKTVSLEQTKGEFTQKQITLSEGTYVFKVSNNNASPEVGLVLIEDGKDGKNPENHIKNAYVSQMVKHGKTESSKEVTLKKGTYKYFCPFNKTPQYTLIVE; encoded by the coding sequence ATGAAAAAAATAATCGCAATTTTAGTATTCGTAGTAGGTTTTACATTCAACACAAATGCACAAGACAAAATAACGAAAAATAATGCTGTAAAAACAGTTTCCTTAGAGCAAACGAAAGGAGAATTTACGCAAAAGCAAATTACTTTATCTGAAGGAACCTATGTTTTTAAAGTATCTAATAACAACGCTTCACCAGAAGTTGGTTTGGTATTAATTGAAGATGGTAAAGATGGAAAAAACCCAGAAAATCATATAAAAAATGCCTATGTTTCTCAAATGGTAAAGCATGGTAAGACAGAATCTTCTAAAGAAGTAACACTTAAAAAAGGGACTTATAAATACTTTTGTCCTTTTAACAAAACACCACAATATACTTTAATAGTAGAGTAG
- a CDS encoding cytochrome-c peroxidase — protein sequence MKKILITILGIFTLFSCSKEEEEYVHIPRDVTLKIPSNFPDIAYNLNKNPLTEDGIALGKKLFYEGRLASNGIISCGFCHEQQSAFTHHGHTISHGVDGKMGFRNTQPIQNLAFFSEFTWDGAAIHLDLQPIIPITSDVEMNETIPSIISKLSSYREYDLLFTNAFGDSEVNSERILKALSQFMLTIISGDSKYDKVIRKEGKMQFSTLENKGFTIFNNKCASCHSGSLFTDKNYRNNGIPVNPKFPEEEGRKRVSGLAEDYYKFRVPSLRNIEKSFPYMHDGRFGTLEDVLDFYTDGMVENGGKVDPLLVKTNGTLGIDLTTEGKKAIIAFLKTLTDKTFLSDERFAEY from the coding sequence ATGAAAAAAATACTCATAACCATTTTAGGAATTTTTACCCTTTTTTCTTGCTCTAAAGAGGAAGAGGAATATGTACACATTCCTAGAGACGTAACTTTAAAAATACCCAGTAATTTTCCAGATATAGCTTACAATCTTAATAAAAACCCATTAACTGAAGATGGAATTGCACTCGGAAAAAAACTTTTCTACGAAGGAAGGTTGGCTTCAAATGGCATCATTTCTTGCGGTTTTTGCCACGAACAGCAATCTGCATTTACACATCATGGACACACAATTAGCCATGGAGTTGATGGAAAAATGGGGTTTAGAAACACACAACCCATTCAGAATTTGGCTTTTTTTAGCGAATTTACTTGGGATGGCGCCGCAATTCATTTAGACTTGCAACCCATAATTCCTATTACAAGCGATGTTGAAATGAATGAAACCATTCCTTCTATAATTTCGAAATTGAGTTCTTATAGAGAATATGACCTTTTATTTACAAACGCTTTTGGCGATTCCGAAGTAAATTCCGAACGCATTTTAAAAGCGCTTTCTCAGTTTATGCTTACCATAATTTCTGGGGATTCGAAATACGATAAAGTTATTCGAAAAGAAGGTAAGATGCAGTTTTCAACTTTAGAAAATAAAGGGTTTACCATTTTTAATAACAAATGTGCTTCTTGCCATTCTGGATCTTTATTTACGGACAAAAATTATAGAAATAACGGAATTCCTGTCAACCCAAAATTCCCTGAGGAAGAAGGTAGAAAAAGAGTTTCTGGTTTAGCCGAAGATTATTATAAATTTAGAGTGCCAAGTTTAAGAAATATCGAAAAATCTTTCCCTTACATGCATGATGGACGATTTGGAACCTTAGAAGATGTCTTAGATTTTTATACAGATGGAATGGTAGAAAATGGTGGAAAAGTAGATCCATTATTGGTAAAAACAAATGGAACTTTAGGCATCGATTTAACCACAGAAGGTAAAAAAGCAATAATTGCTTTCTTAAAAACATTAACAGACAAAACATTTTTAAGTGATGAAAGATTTGCTGAATATTAA
- a CDS encoding sensor histidine kinase: MKLPLINTSYKIPIKYHFIFWGGYFILNFIRWGSYFNDYWYSIKSNLVEFPLHIIIVYFNIYYLFPNFILKKKYYMFFLYFISSLIVLYFVRTGFNYLLVSEKIWPEAEGIQEAFTFNHVIAVVLGEIYVIAFASTIKLMLDWMYEKNRVDSLQAMQLKTELQFLKAQIQPHFFFNTLNNLYALTLTDNKQASDVVLKLSKIMEYILYDAKEPKVKLLKEIKHIQNYIDLEKLRYDDKLIVEFTIQGAINNQKVPPLLFLSFIENCFKHGSKENENLEILIAFELTPNNLLRFSVSNNYNPAVKQTKKHGIGNKNLERRLELLFKNKYTLSKVRKDDKYMVDLTIQL, translated from the coding sequence TTGAAATTACCTTTAATAAACACCAGTTATAAGATACCTATTAAGTATCATTTTATATTTTGGGGAGGCTATTTTATTTTAAATTTTATTAGATGGGGGAGCTATTTTAACGACTATTGGTATTCTATAAAATCGAACTTAGTAGAATTTCCTCTGCATATTATTATTGTGTATTTTAATATTTATTATTTATTTCCAAATTTTATCCTTAAGAAAAAATATTATATGTTTTTCTTATATTTTATTTCTTCCTTAATAGTACTTTATTTCGTTAGAACTGGTTTTAATTATTTATTGGTTTCTGAAAAAATTTGGCCAGAGGCAGAAGGCATACAAGAAGCATTTACGTTTAACCATGTTATAGCAGTTGTATTAGGTGAAATTTATGTAATTGCATTTGCTTCTACCATTAAGTTAATGTTAGATTGGATGTACGAAAAAAATAGAGTAGATAGTTTGCAGGCCATGCAACTAAAAACAGAACTACAATTTTTAAAAGCACAAATACAACCCCATTTCTTTTTTAACACATTAAATAATTTATATGCACTAACATTAACAGATAACAAACAAGCGTCTGACGTTGTTTTAAAATTGTCTAAAATAATGGAGTATATTTTATACGATGCTAAAGAACCTAAAGTTAAGCTTTTAAAAGAAATAAAACACATTCAAAATTATATAGATTTAGAAAAATTAAGGTATGATGACAAGTTGATTGTAGAATTTACGATACAAGGAGCTATCAATAATCAAAAAGTACCACCTTTACTTTTTTTATCTTTTATAGAAAATTGCTTTAAACACGGTTCTAAAGAAAATGAGAATTTAGAAATTCTTATTGCATTCGAATTAACACCCAATAACCTATTAAGATTTTCTGTGTCGAATAATTACAACCCAGCTGTAAAACAAACGAAGAAACATGGTATTGGAAACAAAAATTTAGAAAGAAGACTAGAACTTCTATTTAAAAATAAATATACTTTGTCTAAAGTGAGAAAAGACGATAAATATATGGTAGATTTAACCATACAACTATAA
- a CDS encoding alpha/beta fold hydrolase: MLNYYSYPHKTSTEWVTFVHGAGGSSSIWYKQIRDFKKCFNVLILDLRGHGNSKPKLKDTFNLKYTFDSITADIVEVIEHLKIKKSHFIGISLGTILIRNLAEKKPELVKSMIMGGAIIKLNFRSQVLMKVGNIFKSVVPYMLLYKLFAFIIMPKKNHKKSRLLFVNEAKKLYQKEFLRWFKLTSEINPLLRFFRTKDINIPTFYVMGSEDHLFLPSIKNIVAKHKTSSLFVVDNCGHVVNVEQPETFNKQTINFITTLPV, encoded by the coding sequence TTGTTAAACTACTATTCATATCCTCATAAAACGTCCACAGAATGGGTAACTTTTGTACATGGTGCAGGAGGTAGTAGTTCTATTTGGTATAAACAAATTCGCGATTTTAAAAAATGTTTTAATGTTTTAATTCTCGATTTACGTGGACATGGAAACAGCAAACCAAAATTAAAAGACACCTTTAATCTTAAATATACATTCGATTCTATTACTGCAGATATTGTTGAGGTTATTGAACATTTAAAAATTAAAAAATCGCATTTTATCGGAATTTCTCTAGGAACGATTCTCATAAGAAACCTTGCAGAAAAAAAGCCAGAATTGGTAAAAAGTATGATTATGGGTGGTGCAATTATTAAGTTGAATTTTCGCTCTCAAGTACTTATGAAAGTTGGTAATATTTTTAAATCTGTGGTGCCATACATGCTATTGTACAAACTCTTTGCATTTATTATTATGCCGAAGAAAAATCACAAGAAATCGAGATTGTTGTTTGTAAATGAAGCCAAGAAATTGTACCAAAAAGAATTTTTACGTTGGTTTAAATTAACTTCAGAAATAAACCCACTTTTGCGTTTTTTTAGAACAAAAGACATAAATATTCCTACATTTTATGTGATGGGGTCAGAAGATCATTTGTTTTTACCTTCTATTAAAAACATTGTTGCAAAACACAAAACCTCATCTCTTTTTGTGGTGGATAATTGTGGACATGTTGTAAACGTAGAACAGCCAGAAACGTTTAACAAACAAACGATTAATTTTATTACTACTTTGCCTGTTTAA
- the trxA gene encoding thioredoxin, which translates to MEAQLEQTDFTNVIENNSNVLLDFYAEWCGPCQTLLPTIHKLADELKDEITIKKVNVDEYPEIASKFGIRNIPTLIFFKDGQATDRHIGLINESNLRDKINSLKHLF; encoded by the coding sequence ATGGAAGCACAATTAGAACAAACAGATTTCACAAATGTCATAGAAAATAACAGCAATGTATTATTAGATTTTTATGCAGAATGGTGTGGACCTTGCCAAACTTTATTGCCAACAATTCACAAATTAGCAGACGAATTAAAAGACGAGATTACTATCAAAAAAGTAAATGTAGATGAGTACCCAGAAATTGCATCAAAATTTGGAATTAGAAACATACCAACGTTAATTTTTTTTAAAGACGGACAAGCTACAGACAGACACATAGGTTTAATTAACGAAAGTAATTTAAGAGATAAAATTAACAGTTTAAAGCACCTTTTTTAA
- a CDS encoding acyltransferase family protein encodes MIKKRIESVDILRGITICAMILVNTPGTWSAVYSPLLHAKWHGLTPTDLIFPFFLFIVGISIFFAYKYKNPSKDIYKKIVIRSLKLVGLGLFLNLFIPYFPFFQDFETLRFLGVLQRIGIVFFISAILYLHFNWRVLAGITISILIIYWVLLGFVLLPNGTLPTFNRAPNNWAMYIDSNILGKHMWQPDYDPEGLLSTIPSIASCLIGVLIGTLLDQLKNIKPLLLVSFVFLILGYTLNLYFPINKAIWSSSFVLTTSGWASLILAGIYYLVDLKNVKFGRIFKYVGMNAITIYFLSSFISKTFYLTKVSETENIHSFLFKNIYIQSFFSAEFSSMLYAITVVAFYVLLGYILFKKKIFIKV; translated from the coding sequence ATGATAAAAAAAAGAATTGAATCCGTAGATATTTTAAGAGGAATTACCATCTGTGCAATGATTTTAGTAAATACCCCAGGTACATGGAGCGCAGTTTATTCGCCATTATTACATGCAAAATGGCATGGATTAACACCAACAGATTTAATATTTCCTTTCTTTTTATTTATTGTAGGAATCTCTATTTTCTTTGCTTATAAATACAAAAATCCTTCGAAAGATATTTACAAGAAAATTGTTATAAGATCTCTAAAGTTAGTTGGTTTAGGATTGTTTTTAAACCTTTTTATTCCCTATTTCCCGTTTTTTCAAGATTTTGAAACCCTACGTTTTTTAGGAGTTCTACAAAGAATTGGAATTGTTTTTTTTATCTCTGCTATTTTATATCTTCATTTTAATTGGAGAGTTTTGGCAGGAATTACAATTTCTATACTTATTATATATTGGGTTTTATTAGGTTTTGTTCTACTGCCAAATGGAACTTTACCAACATTTAACAGAGCTCCAAATAATTGGGCAATGTACATAGATTCCAATATTTTAGGAAAACATATGTGGCAACCAGATTACGACCCAGAAGGTCTTTTAAGCACCATTCCATCCATTGCTTCTTGTCTTATTGGTGTGTTAATTGGAACACTTTTAGACCAGTTAAAAAACATAAAACCACTACTTCTTGTTTCTTTTGTATTTCTAATTTTAGGCTATACTTTAAACTTATACTTTCCAATAAATAAAGCCATTTGGAGCAGCTCTTTTGTTTTAACTACAAGTGGTTGGGCAAGTTTAATATTGGCAGGAATTTACTATTTAGTAGATCTTAAAAACGTAAAATTTGGACGTATTTTTAAATATGTAGGTATGAATGCAATTACCATTTATTTCCTTTCCAGCTTTATCTCTAAAACCTTCTATTTAACCAAAGTGAGCGAAACAGAAAATATCCATTCTTTTTTGTTTAAGAATATCTATATTCAATCGTTTTTTAGTGCCGAGTTTTCGTCGATGTTATACGCAATAACAGTAGTCGCTTTTTATGTTCTTTTGGGCTATATTCTCTTTAAAAAGAAAATTTTTATAAAAGTTTAA
- a CDS encoding LytR/AlgR family response regulator transcription factor: MKINCIIIDDEPLAIKVVENHLKEFQDFKILATFNNPVKALSTLQNEAVDVLFLDINMPKMSGLDFAKTLNPDIHVIITTAYREYAVESYDLNVLDYLVKPIPFTRFLKTINRITRQVELQKGIKIKEEEVHNDYYIFLKVEKKLVKIKFDDILYIESLKDYIKVFTTTGNYLVHRSLTSITEELPQDCFIRIHRSFTIAIDKVCSVEGNLVEINTKRIPIGRKYVNHAKKIILKTD; the protein is encoded by the coding sequence ATGAAAATAAACTGTATAATTATAGATGATGAGCCACTTGCCATTAAAGTGGTGGAAAACCATTTAAAAGAATTTCAGGATTTTAAAATTCTAGCTACTTTTAATAACCCTGTAAAAGCCTTATCTACCTTGCAAAATGAAGCTGTTGACGTTTTATTCTTAGATATTAATATGCCTAAAATGTCTGGTTTAGATTTTGCAAAAACATTAAACCCAGATATTCATGTTATTATAACCACTGCCTACAGAGAATATGCTGTAGAAAGTTACGATTTAAATGTTTTAGATTATTTAGTAAAACCCATTCCATTTACTCGATTTTTAAAAACAATTAATAGAATTACTCGACAAGTAGAACTCCAAAAAGGAATTAAAATAAAGGAAGAAGAAGTACATAACGATTACTATATTTTTTTAAAGGTTGAAAAAAAGCTGGTAAAAATTAAATTTGATGACATTTTATATATTGAAAGCCTAAAAGATTACATAAAAGTATTTACAACTACAGGTAATTATTTAGTACACAGGTCTTTAACAAGTATTACTGAAGAATTACCACAAGATTGTTTTATAAGAATTCATCGTTCTTTTACAATTGCTATTGATAAGGTTTGTTCTGTTGAAGGAAATTTAGTAGAAATAAACACGAAGCGAATTCCTATTGGAAGAAAATACGTAAATCACGCTAAAAAAATTATTCTAAAAACAGATTAG
- a CDS encoding MbnP family protein has protein sequence MKILKYIAVLFLTATIASCSSSSEDDLIGEGNVRLEFDNAYKTSDLLLKTTPYKANETEKIKISKVKYIVSNIRLENATGNVFTYPKNDSYFIVDEEVETSQFITLTGVPADNYTKVTFGIGVDQEKYLEGATGQGDFLSKAKEAGMMWSWQAGYKFIVFEGMYTSSTTTTETAFAFHMGSHGTAVDNYKEVTLNLTNSARVRTNATPEIHIVSNVANILDGTTKFMLDDAPQIHVDGLKSPQIATNVNGMFSVNHVHN, from the coding sequence ATGAAAATTTTAAAATACATCGCTGTTTTATTTTTAACAGCAACAATTGCCTCTTGTTCCTCTTCCTCTGAAGACGATTTAATTGGAGAAGGAAACGTAAGATTAGAATTCGATAATGCTTACAAAACGTCTGATTTATTATTAAAAACAACTCCATACAAAGCAAATGAAACAGAGAAAATTAAAATTTCTAAAGTAAAATATATCGTAAGTAATATTCGCTTAGAAAATGCCACTGGAAACGTATTTACCTACCCAAAAAACGATTCTTATTTTATTGTAGATGAAGAAGTGGAAACCTCTCAATTTATTACTTTAACTGGAGTTCCTGCAGACAATTACACAAAAGTAACGTTCGGAATTGGGGTAGACCAAGAGAAGTATTTAGAAGGCGCAACTGGTCAGGGAGATTTTTTATCAAAAGCAAAAGAAGCAGGCATGATGTGGAGCTGGCAAGCTGGTTATAAATTTATCGTTTTCGAAGGAATGTACACATCTAGCACAACAACTACAGAAACCGCTTTTGCGTTTCACATGGGAAGCCATGGAACTGCTGTAGATAACTACAAAGAAGTTACGTTAAATTTAACGAATTCTGCAAGAGTTAGAACCAATGCAACACCAGAAATTCACATCGTTTCTAACGTTGCTAATATTTTAGACGGAACCACTAAATTTATGTTAGATGATGCTCCACAAATTCATGTAGATGGATTAAAATCACCACAAATTGCAACAAATGTAAATGGTATGTTTTCTGTAAATCACGTACATAACTAA